In Streptomyces ambofaciens ATCC 23877, a single genomic region encodes these proteins:
- a CDS encoding zinc-dependent alcohol dehydrogenase, whose product MKAVTWQGKRDVRVEEVPDPRIQEPTDAVIRVTSTGLCGSDLHLYEVLTPFMTPGDILGHEPMGIVEEVGAEVTGLKPGDRVVVPFQIACGHCYMCGTGLPTQCETTQVTGEGMGAQLFGYTRLYGAVPGGQAEYLRVPQAQFGPIKVPEGPADDRFVYLSDVLPTAWQAVEYAGVPQGGSVAVLGLGPIGDMACRVARAKGAERVFGVDLVPERLRRARERGVETFDLRSFDSEKELVAAIRDETGGRGPDSVIDAVGTEAHGGAAAKLVQQAAAVMPRAVGGKLAERFSVDRLAALYTAIDLVRRGGTISLSGVYGGMADPMPMLTLFDKQIQMRMGQANVRRWSDEIIPYLTDEDPLGVDDFATHRVPLTDAPHAYEMFQKKQDGAVKVLMKP is encoded by the coding sequence ATGAAGGCAGTGACGTGGCAGGGCAAGCGGGACGTGCGGGTGGAGGAGGTGCCCGACCCCAGGATCCAGGAGCCCACGGACGCGGTCATCCGCGTCACCTCGACCGGCTTGTGCGGCTCCGACCTGCACCTGTACGAGGTGCTCACGCCGTTCATGACACCGGGAGACATCCTCGGCCACGAGCCCATGGGCATCGTGGAGGAGGTCGGCGCCGAGGTGACCGGCCTCAAGCCGGGCGACCGGGTCGTGGTGCCGTTCCAGATCGCGTGCGGGCACTGCTACATGTGCGGCACCGGTCTGCCGACCCAGTGCGAGACCACCCAGGTCACCGGCGAGGGCATGGGCGCCCAGCTGTTCGGCTACACGCGGCTGTACGGGGCGGTACCCGGCGGTCAGGCCGAGTACCTGCGGGTGCCGCAGGCCCAGTTCGGCCCGATCAAGGTGCCGGAGGGCCCGGCCGACGACCGCTTCGTCTACCTCTCCGACGTCCTGCCCACCGCGTGGCAGGCGGTCGAGTACGCCGGCGTCCCCCAGGGCGGCAGCGTCGCCGTGCTCGGCCTCGGCCCGATCGGCGACATGGCCTGCCGGGTCGCCCGCGCCAAGGGGGCCGAGCGGGTGTTCGGCGTGGACCTCGTGCCGGAGCGGCTGCGGCGCGCCCGTGAGCGGGGCGTCGAGACGTTCGACCTGCGGTCCTTCGACAGCGAGAAGGAACTCGTCGCCGCGATCCGGGACGAGACCGGAGGCCGCGGCCCGGACTCCGTGATCGACGCGGTCGGCACCGAGGCGCACGGGGGCGCCGCCGCCAAGCTGGTCCAGCAGGCCGCCGCGGTGATGCCCCGGGCCGTCGGCGGCAAGCTGGCGGAGCGTTTCAGCGTCGACCGGCTCGCCGCCCTCTACACCGCCATCGACCTGGTGCGGCGCGGCGGAACGATCTCGCTCTCCGGCGTGTACGGCGGCATGGCCGACCCGATGCCCATGCTCACCCTGTTCGACAAGCAGATCCAGATGCGGATGGGACAGGCCAACGTGCGTCGCTGGAGCGACGAGATCATCCCCTACCTGACGGACGAGGACCCGCTCGGCGTCGACGACTTCGCCACCCACCGGGTGCCGCTGACGGACGCGCCGCACGCGTACGAGATGTTCCAGAAGAAGCAGGACGGCGCGGTCAAGGTCCTGATGAAGCCGTGA
- a CDS encoding ATP-dependent DNA ligase → MDLPVMPPVKPMLAKSVAKIPPDMHYEAKWDGFRSIVFRDGAEVEFGSRTGKPLTRYFPELVEAVRERLPQRCVVDGEIVIAREGHLDFDALTERIHPADSRVRMLAERTPASLVVFDLLALDDESLIEVGLTDRRARLVRALSGVTPPVHVAPATDDIEVARQWFEQYEGAGLDGVVAKPLDLRYRQDERAMYKIKHERTADVVVAGYRLHKSGPVVGSLLLGLYDGEGALQHVGVSAAFTMKRRAELVEELEPLRMDDVRGHPWAAWAEESAHESARLPGAPSRWSGKKDLSWVPLRPERVVEVAYDHMENGARFRHTARFRRWRPDRTPSSCTYAQLEEPVRYDLAEILGGP, encoded by the coding sequence ATGGATCTGCCCGTCATGCCGCCCGTGAAGCCGATGCTCGCCAAGTCCGTGGCGAAGATCCCGCCGGACATGCACTACGAGGCCAAGTGGGACGGGTTCCGGTCGATCGTGTTCCGCGACGGCGCCGAGGTCGAGTTCGGCAGCCGCACGGGCAAGCCGCTGACCAGGTACTTCCCGGAGCTGGTGGAGGCGGTGCGGGAGCGTTTGCCCCAGCGGTGCGTGGTGGACGGGGAGATCGTGATCGCACGGGAGGGGCACCTGGACTTCGACGCGCTCACCGAGCGGATCCATCCGGCCGACTCCCGGGTGCGGATGCTCGCCGAGCGGACGCCGGCCTCGCTGGTGGTCTTCGACCTGCTGGCACTGGACGACGAGTCACTGATCGAAGTGGGGCTCACCGACCGGCGGGCGCGGCTGGTCCGGGCGCTGTCCGGGGTCACGCCGCCCGTGCACGTGGCGCCGGCGACGGACGACATCGAGGTGGCCCGGCAGTGGTTCGAGCAGTACGAGGGGGCGGGGCTCGACGGTGTCGTGGCCAAGCCGCTCGACCTGCGCTACCGCCAGGACGAGCGGGCCATGTACAAGATCAAGCACGAGCGTACGGCGGACGTGGTCGTCGCCGGTTACCGCCTCCACAAGAGCGGTCCCGTGGTCGGCTCGCTGCTGCTCGGCCTCTACGACGGCGAGGGCGCCCTCCAGCACGTGGGGGTGAGCGCCGCCTTCACCATGAAGCGGCGTGCCGAGCTGGTGGAGGAGCTGGAGCCCTTGCGCATGGACGACGTGCGGGGTCATCCGTGGGCGGCCTGGGCCGAGGAGTCGGCGCACGAGTCGGCCCGGCTGCCCGGCGCTCCCAGCCGCTGGTCGGGCAAGAAGGACCTCTCCTGGGTGCCGCTGCGGCCGGAGCGGGTCGTGGAGGTGGCGTACGACCACATGGAGAACGGGGCGCGCTTCCGTCATACGGCCCGCTTCCGGCGCTGGCGCCCGGACCGGACACCCTCCAGCTGCACCTACGCCCAGCTGGAGGAGCCGGTCCGCTACGACCTCGCGGAGATCCTCGGCGGCCCTTGA
- the ligD gene encoding non-homologous end-joining DNA ligase, whose product MAEAVELEAGGRTVRLSSPGKVFFPEHGYTKLDVARYYQSVAPGILRALRDRPTTLQRYPDGITGEWFYQKRAPKGMPDWIPTAHITFPSGRSADEMCPTEEAAALWAAQYGTLTFHPWPVRRDDVDHPDELRIDLDPQPGTDYDDAARAAHELRSVLEEFGGLRGWPKTSGGRGIHVFVPIEPRWTFTQVRRAAIAVGREMERRMPDRVTIKWWKEERGERIFIDYNQTARDRTIASAYSVRPRPNAPVSAPLTWDEVGVAHPQDFDITTMPARFAELGDVHAGMDDQAFSLDALLELATKDEHDHGLGDLPYPPEYPKMPGEPSRVQPSRARKPRPQGT is encoded by the coding sequence ATGGCGGAAGCGGTGGAACTGGAAGCGGGCGGACGGACCGTGCGGCTGTCCAGCCCGGGCAAGGTCTTCTTCCCGGAGCACGGCTACACCAAGCTCGACGTGGCCCGGTACTACCAGTCCGTCGCCCCCGGCATCCTGCGCGCCCTGCGCGACCGGCCCACCACCCTCCAGCGCTACCCGGACGGCATCACCGGCGAGTGGTTCTACCAGAAGCGCGCGCCCAAGGGCATGCCCGACTGGATCCCGACGGCGCACATCACCTTCCCCAGCGGACGCAGCGCCGACGAGATGTGCCCCACCGAGGAGGCCGCGGCGCTGTGGGCCGCCCAGTACGGCACCCTCACCTTCCACCCCTGGCCGGTGCGCCGCGACGACGTCGACCATCCCGACGAACTGCGCATCGACCTCGATCCGCAGCCCGGCACCGACTACGACGACGCCGCCCGCGCCGCCCACGAACTGCGGTCGGTGCTGGAGGAGTTCGGCGGGCTGCGAGGCTGGCCCAAGACCTCCGGCGGACGCGGCATCCACGTCTTCGTGCCGATCGAGCCGCGCTGGACCTTCACCCAGGTGCGGCGCGCCGCGATCGCCGTGGGACGCGAGATGGAACGGCGGATGCCGGACCGGGTGACCATCAAGTGGTGGAAGGAGGAGCGCGGCGAGCGCATCTTCATCGACTACAACCAGACCGCCCGGGACCGCACCATCGCCTCCGCCTACTCCGTGCGCCCCCGCCCGAACGCCCCGGTCTCCGCCCCGCTGACCTGGGACGAGGTGGGCGTCGCACACCCACAGGACTTCGACATCACGACCATGCCCGCGCGCTTCGCCGAACTCGGCGACGTGCACGCGGGCATGGACGATCAGGCGTTCTCCCTCGACGCCCTGCTGGAACTGGCGACGAAGGACGAGCACGACCACGGGCTCGGTGATCTGCCGTACCCGCCCGAGTATCCGAAGATGCCGGGGGAACCCAGCCGGGTACAGCCGAGCCGGGCGAGGAAGCCGCGGCCGCAGGGGACGTGA
- a CDS encoding OmpL47-type beta-barrel domain-containing protein, protein MWAALLAGLLMMLGLQVTSASGQPRAAAEAADQVLTWTAGDDITKYTSAPETAVAGPATIVFENSEATGNTTGMPHTLTFMTSDPEYNQDVQLNILANPGDDQGGKHTAEVTLTPGRYMYHCTIPGHGQMQGVLVVTEGGGEDTTAPATSAEVGGTQNADGAYVGSATVTLAATDEGGSGVERIEYAIGADGAWQPYTTPVVVDQVGEHTVRYRAFDKAGNAAEEKNVTFTVAAPDTDDTTAPETSATVSGEKNPDGAYIDMATVTVTASDTGSGVNTIEYAVGDGAWQAYTAPVMVHEVGEHTVRYRATDKAGNAAAEKSVAFTVVAAPPQDTVPPVTGATVDGTKNSDGAYVGSAKVTVNATDEGGSGVAGVEYSLDAGPYLAYGAPVVVDRVGRHTVAYRASDKAGNTSEPVTVSFTVVSGGVPAPPCPEYDERQTVIVGSVDTGVPNRVTDNRCRINEMIEDEKEWSSQALFLKHVREVMDALLDEGVVDRREYRAVNQAARQSGIGTPGQTEGYRTIMDGTEASLAKWEQVGGGSFAPNGDGSITSGTTTPGMGMLWFPERTYGDFSLKLQWRDDAPGTGNANSGVFVRFPQVHDHPEESRPEWVAIKYGHEIQEFDSPSGDMYKTGSVYGFDRVGLAGAGVTEKGTWNDYEIRVVDQHYSIYRNGVLINEFDNIGGQDFTPPRSDDPGTDGRRFSSGYIGLQVHGTTDVVSYRDVRIKEL, encoded by the coding sequence ATGTGGGCGGCCCTGCTGGCCGGCCTGCTGATGATGCTCGGTCTGCAGGTGACGTCCGCGTCCGGACAGCCCAGGGCGGCGGCCGAGGCCGCCGACCAGGTCCTGACCTGGACGGCCGGCGACGACATCACCAAGTACACGTCGGCTCCCGAGACGGCGGTGGCCGGCCCGGCCACCATCGTCTTCGAGAACAGCGAGGCGACCGGCAACACCACCGGCATGCCGCACACGCTGACGTTCATGACCAGCGATCCCGAGTACAACCAGGACGTCCAGCTGAACATCCTGGCCAACCCGGGCGACGACCAGGGCGGCAAGCACACCGCCGAGGTCACCCTGACTCCCGGCCGGTACATGTACCACTGCACGATCCCCGGCCACGGGCAGATGCAGGGCGTGCTCGTGGTGACCGAGGGCGGCGGCGAGGACACCACCGCGCCCGCGACCTCGGCCGAGGTCGGCGGCACGCAGAACGCCGACGGCGCCTACGTGGGCTCCGCGACCGTGACGCTCGCCGCCACCGACGAGGGCGGTTCCGGCGTCGAGCGGATCGAGTACGCGATCGGCGCGGACGGCGCCTGGCAGCCGTACACCACGCCGGTCGTCGTCGACCAGGTCGGCGAGCACACGGTGCGCTACCGGGCCTTCGACAAGGCGGGCAACGCCGCCGAGGAGAAGAACGTCACGTTCACCGTGGCCGCCCCGGACACCGACGACACGACCGCGCCGGAGACCTCGGCGACGGTCAGCGGTGAGAAGAACCCGGACGGCGCCTACATCGACATGGCGACGGTGACCGTCACCGCCTCCGACACGGGCTCCGGCGTCAACACCATCGAGTACGCCGTCGGTGACGGCGCCTGGCAGGCGTACACGGCGCCCGTCATGGTCCACGAGGTCGGTGAGCACACCGTGCGCTACCGCGCCACCGACAAGGCGGGCAACGCCGCGGCGGAGAAGAGCGTCGCCTTCACCGTCGTCGCCGCTCCCCCGCAGGACACCGTCCCGCCGGTGACCGGCGCGACCGTGGACGGCACCAAGAACTCCGACGGCGCGTACGTCGGCAGTGCGAAGGTGACCGTCAACGCCACGGACGAGGGCGGCTCGGGCGTGGCCGGCGTGGAGTACTCGCTCGACGCCGGGCCCTACCTCGCCTACGGCGCTCCCGTGGTCGTCGACCGCGTGGGCCGGCACACCGTCGCGTACCGGGCGAGCGACAAGGCCGGCAACACCTCCGAGCCGGTGACCGTGAGCTTCACGGTCGTCTCCGGCGGAGTGCCGGCGCCGCCCTGCCCGGAGTACGACGAGCGGCAGACGGTGATCGTCGGCTCGGTCGACACCGGTGTGCCGAACCGGGTCACGGACAACCGGTGCCGGATCAACGAGATGATCGAGGACGAGAAGGAGTGGTCGTCCCAGGCGCTGTTCCTCAAGCACGTGCGCGAGGTCATGGACGCGCTCCTGGACGAGGGTGTCGTCGACCGGCGGGAGTACCGGGCGGTCAACCAGGCCGCCCGGCAGTCGGGGATCGGCACGCCCGGCCAGACCGAGGGCTACCGCACGATCATGGACGGCACCGAGGCGTCGCTGGCCAAGTGGGAGCAGGTCGGCGGCGGTTCGTTCGCGCCCAACGGGGACGGGTCGATCACGTCCGGCACCACCACGCCGGGCATGGGCATGCTGTGGTTCCCGGAGCGCACGTACGGCGACTTCTCGCTGAAGCTCCAGTGGCGTGACGACGCGCCGGGCACCGGCAACGCCAACTCCGGTGTGTTCGTGCGCTTCCCGCAGGTCCACGACCACCCGGAGGAGTCCCGGCCGGAGTGGGTCGCCATCAAGTACGGGCACGAGATCCAGGAGTTCGACAGCCCGAGCGGCGACATGTACAAGACCGGCTCGGTCTACGGTTTCGACCGGGTGGGTCTCGCCGGGGCGGGGGTGACGGAGAAGGGCACCTGGAACGACTACGAGATCCGTGTGGTCGACCAGCACTACTCCATCTACCGCAACGGCGTGCTGATCAACGAGTTCGACAACATCGGCGGCCAGGACTTCACCCCGCCGCGCTCGGACGACCCGGGCACGGACGGGCGGCGGTTCTCCTCCGGCTACATCGGGCTCCAGGTCCACGGCACGACCGACGTGGTCTCCTACCGGGACGTGAGGATCAAGGAGCTGTAG